In Holophagales bacterium, one DNA window encodes the following:
- a CDS encoding DUF4177 domain-containing protein, with amino-acid sequence MGKWEYRIINIRSENYRLDPNAAKELNVLGDEGWELVSITSVNFKTGATDNIAMVFKRPKAE; translated from the coding sequence ATGGGCAAGTGGGAGTACAGGATCATCAACATCCGGAGCGAGAACTACCGGTTGGATCCCAATGCCGCCAAGGAGCTCAACGTCCTCGGAGACGAGGGCTGGGAGCTCGTGTCGATCACCTCGGTCAACTTCAAGACCGGCGCGACCGACAACATCGCGATGGTGTTCAAGCGCCCGAAGGCCGAGTGA
- a CDS encoding TIGR04282 family arsenosugar biosynthesis glycosyltransferase: MSGRALAVFAKPPLAGQVKTRLIGDLSPAAAAELAAAFLDDLLERLGRELPPAGVDLRLAWALAPGQGVPSAPCEAFLQEGEDLGLRLLAAAIRMAGEGALPVIVGADLPDLSSELVSQAFVELESGADLVLGPASDGGFYLVGLGAAARRPELFAGVAWGGDEVLSRTVANARSLDLRLVCLAEAADVDRPEDLPPLAARLAASSRHDPTFCPRTRRALARLALPVPTGEES, encoded by the coding sequence GTGTCCGGCCGTGCTCTCGCCGTTTTCGCCAAGCCGCCCTTGGCCGGCCAGGTGAAGACACGGCTGATCGGCGATCTTAGCCCCGCGGCCGCCGCCGAGCTCGCCGCGGCGTTCCTCGACGACCTGCTCGAACGGTTGGGACGAGAGCTTCCGCCCGCCGGGGTCGACCTGCGGCTCGCCTGGGCTCTCGCTCCCGGGCAGGGCGTGCCTTCGGCGCCCTGCGAAGCCTTCCTGCAGGAGGGCGAGGATCTCGGCCTCCGCCTGCTCGCGGCCGCAATCCGAATGGCGGGGGAGGGGGCGCTCCCGGTCATCGTCGGGGCCGACCTGCCCGACCTCTCGTCCGAGCTCGTCTCCCAGGCCTTCGTCGAGCTCGAGAGCGGAGCCGACCTCGTCCTCGGTCCGGCGAGCGACGGCGGCTTCTACCTCGTCGGCTTGGGCGCCGCGGCCCGACGCCCCGAGCTCTTCGCGGGCGTGGCGTGGGGCGGCGACGAGGTGCTTTCTCGCACCGTGGCCAACGCACGCTCGCTCGACTTGCGGCTCGTCTGTCTCGCCGAGGCTGCCGACGTCGACCGGCCGGAGGATCTCCCGCCGCTTGCCGCTCGCCTCGCCGCGAGCTCGCGGCACGACCCGACGTTCTGCCCCCGGACGAGGCGAGCGCTCGCCCGGCTCGCGCTTCCGGTTCCGACAGGAGAGGAGAGTTGA
- a CDS encoding phage holin family protein, with translation MRAVEKARALGEALLGVMRAEVEALREEYRRAAARFTGAMVIFGFAAGFAFWAVGALALLAFELLARELPRWGAAATLCGVFALLAAALGFWGVRRVRSIEPPLATASRHLDEHLRWWQERVFDRSGADLTDEEPATPAARLEGERR, from the coding sequence ATGCGAGCCGTGGAGAAGGCGAGAGCGCTCGGCGAAGCTCTGCTCGGGGTGATGCGCGCCGAGGTCGAGGCGCTGCGTGAGGAGTACCGCCGGGCAGCGGCGCGATTCACCGGGGCGATGGTGATCTTCGGCTTCGCCGCCGGCTTCGCCTTCTGGGCCGTCGGGGCCCTCGCTCTGCTCGCCTTCGAGCTGCTCGCTCGCGAGTTGCCGCGCTGGGGAGCGGCGGCGACGCTGTGCGGCGTCTTCGCGCTGCTCGCCGCGGCTCTCGGCTTCTGGGGGGTGCGCCGCGTGCGCTCGATCGAGCCGCCGCTTGCCACGGCCAGCCGCCACCTCGACGAGCACCTGCGCTGGTGGCAGGAGCGGGTGTTCGATCGTTCCGGAGCCGACCTCACCGACGAGGAGCCGGCGACGCCGGCAGCGCGACTCGAGGGGGAGCGACGATGA
- a CDS encoding SAM-dependent chlorinase/fluorinase yields MPVVTLLTDFGLDDYYVGAVKGTLLDLAPSLILVDLSHTVPPGDVERASFLLAAAAPSFPPGTIHLAVVDPGVGSTRRRLALAAAGHFFVAPDNGLLTPWLASARPRNVVSLPLDRPAPGATFHGRDRFAPLAAAIANGVAFDTLGDEVDDAVRIDRVRPWRGDGELHGQVVHVDRFGNLVSDLPSAWLPFASTFVAEIASDPPLRIEHLAACYADLAPDTAGAIPGSLGTLEFSLRDAPLSGRTTRVRGAAVVVRIR; encoded by the coding sequence ATGCCCGTGGTGACTCTGCTGACCGACTTCGGTCTCGACGACTACTACGTCGGCGCGGTGAAGGGCACGCTGCTCGACCTCGCGCCGTCACTGATCCTCGTCGACCTCTCGCACACCGTCCCGCCCGGCGACGTCGAGCGTGCGAGCTTCCTGCTCGCCGCGGCGGCGCCGTCCTTCCCGCCCGGGACGATCCACCTCGCCGTCGTCGATCCCGGCGTGGGGTCGACGCGTCGCCGCCTGGCGCTCGCGGCTGCCGGTCACTTCTTCGTCGCACCGGACAACGGCCTGCTGACCCCCTGGCTGGCGAGCGCCAGGCCACGAAACGTCGTCTCCCTGCCGCTCGACCGGCCCGCCCCCGGCGCGACCTTTCATGGCCGTGATCGCTTCGCCCCCCTCGCGGCGGCGATCGCCAACGGAGTCGCGTTCGACACCCTCGGCGACGAGGTCGACGACGCCGTGCGCATCGACCGGGTGCGACCCTGGCGCGGCGACGGCGAGCTCCATGGCCAGGTCGTCCACGTCGATCGCTTCGGCAATCTGGTGAGCGATCTGCCGAGTGCGTGGCTCCCCTTCGCCTCGACCTTCGTCGCCGAGATCGCGAGCGATCCGCCCCTCCGGATCGAGCACCTGGCGGCCTGCTACGCCGATCTCGCGCCCGACACGGCAGGTGCCATCCCGGGCTCGCTCGGCACGCTGGAGTTCTCGCTGCGCGACGCGCCGCTTTCGGGGCGGACCACTCGGGTGCGCGGCGCCGCCGTCGTCGTGCGCATTCGCTAG